The proteins below come from a single Gemmatimonadales bacterium genomic window:
- a CDS encoding Lrp/AsnC family transcriptional regulator produces the protein MTPKIHEVPLDAVDRKLLALLQKDGRTAVSRIAEAVGLSAPPVHDRLARLEKAGVIRGYVALLEPARLGLGMTVYVSVTLALHREGSVKKFRDAVHAVPAILECHHTTGTADFLLKVVVKDTAEYEQLVLHRLTRLPGVERLNSSVVLSTFKAETALPLE, from the coding sequence ATGACACCTAAGATTCATGAAGTACCGCTCGACGCGGTGGACCGAAAGCTGCTGGCCCTTCTCCAGAAGGACGGCAGGACCGCGGTGTCCCGCATCGCCGAGGCTGTGGGCCTCTCCGCGCCTCCGGTGCACGACCGGCTGGCGCGCCTCGAGAAGGCCGGGGTCATCCGCGGCTACGTCGCCCTGCTGGAGCCGGCCCGGCTGGGTCTGGGCATGACCGTCTACGTGAGCGTGACCCTCGCCCTGCATCGTGAGGGCTCGGTCAAGAAGTTCCGCGACGCCGTCCACGCCGTCCCCGCCATCCTGGAATGCCACCACACGACCGGCACCGCGGACTTCCTGCTGAAGGTGGTGGTCAAGGACACGGCGGAATACGAGCAGCTGGTCCTGCACAGGCTCACCCGGCTGCCGGGTGTCGAGCGCCTCAATTCTTCGGTGGTTCTCTCGACTTTCAAGGCCGAAACGGCCCTACCTCTGGAGTAG